The Triticum aestivum cultivar Chinese Spring chromosome 3A, IWGSC CS RefSeq v2.1, whole genome shotgun sequence genome includes a region encoding these proteins:
- the LOC123057031 gene encoding zinc finger protein ZAT12-like codes for MSKRGRGVWDVELGSFDTSRLLMLLAQQQHHQRGVAGAPQAMGGGRMFECKTCNRQFPTFQALGGHRASHKRHRLQHPPPQHALVGVGDDAALCLGRRAPQAPPQPPRPRVHECPVCGLEFAVGQALGGHMRRHRVEAEAVAGASATSIKAAATTEMVVASCDDGGICLDLNLTPSENCAKCRSAAALVAATGQGVHKALGGHMRGHQAEAEAKAHASSGKECWDKMGKRPRYLQLDPCGRLEDSDISISKQFWRD; via the exons ATGAGCAAGAGAGGCAGGGGCGTGTGGGACGTGGAGCTGGGCAGCTTCGACACGTCCCGCCTGCTCATGCTCCTCGcgcagcagcagcaccaccagcgCGGCGTCGCCGGGGCGCCGCAGGCGATGGGCGGCGGCCGCATGTTCGAGTGCAAGACGTGCAACCGGCAGTTCCCCACGTTCCAGGCGCTCGGAGGACACCGCGCCAGCCACAAGCGCCACAGGCTCCAGCACCCACCCCCGCAGCACGCACTcgtcggcgtcggcgacgacgCAGCGCTCTGCCTCGGCCGCCGGGCGCCCCaggcgccgccgcagccgcccaggCCAAGGGTGCACGAGTGTCCCGTCTGCGGGCTCGAGTTCGCCGTCGGCCAGGCGCTGGGCGGGCACATGCGCCGGCACCGCGTCGAAGCCGAAGCTGTGGCCGGGGCCAGCGCCACGAGCATCAAGGCAGCGGCGACGACCGAGATGGTGGTGGCCTCGTGCGACGACGGCGGGATCTGCCTGGACCTGAACCTGACGCCTTCGGAGAACTGCGCCAAGTGCAGGAGCGCGGCGGCGCTCGTCGCCGCTACCGGGCAGGGTGTACATAAGGCGCTGGGCGGGCACATGCGCGGGcaccaagccgaggccgaggccaAGGCCCACGCATCGAGCGGGAAGGAATGTTGGGATAAGATGGGAAAAAGGCCAAGATACTTGCAATTAGATCCTTGTGGCAGATTGGAAGATTCTGATATCTCCATTTCAAAACAATTTTGGCGAG ATTAG